The Conexivisphaera calida genome includes a region encoding these proteins:
- the ilvC gene encoding ketol-acid reductoisomerase, translating to MSKIYYDNDVSMEPILSRKVAVIGYGSQGRAQALNLRDSGVEVYVGLRRGGRSWSQASQDGFEPLPMEEAVRRADVVQILIPDLQQPSVYSSVIGPNLRKGAALGFAHAFNIHYGLIRPPGWADVFMVAPKSPGPRLRDEYVAGRGVPSLIAVAQDGSGKAKALALAYAKAIGSTRAGVMETTFKEEVETDLFGEQTVLVGGVTYLILRGFETLVEAGYQPEVAYFEVLNELKLIVDLIQSGGISHMLESVSETARYGGMTRGPRVIDERVRENMREVLKEIQSGEFAKEWAGDVDKSSAEMRRLVDAIKSHQIEKVGEQVRRLMKIG from the coding sequence ATGTCCAAGATATACTATGATAATGACGTGTCCATGGAGCCCATACTCTCGAGGAAGGTGGCCGTCATAGGCTACGGAAGCCAAGGAAGGGCACAGGCACTGAACCTGAGGGATAGCGGGGTCGAGGTGTACGTCGGCCTCAGGAGGGGAGGACGCTCCTGGTCGCAGGCATCTCAGGATGGATTCGAGCCCCTTCCGATGGAGGAAGCGGTGAGGAGGGCTGACGTGGTCCAGATACTAATACCTGACCTGCAGCAACCCTCCGTCTACTCGAGCGTCATAGGCCCCAATCTGAGGAAGGGTGCAGCTCTGGGATTTGCACACGCGTTCAACATACACTACGGACTCATTCGCCCGCCCGGGTGGGCAGATGTGTTCATGGTCGCGCCCAAGAGCCCTGGCCCACGCCTCAGGGACGAGTACGTGGCCGGCAGGGGAGTTCCGTCACTGATAGCCGTGGCTCAGGATGGATCCGGAAAGGCGAAGGCTCTGGCGCTCGCCTATGCGAAGGCGATAGGCTCCACCCGCGCGGGGGTCATGGAGACCACCTTCAAGGAGGAAGTGGAGACTGACCTCTTCGGAGAACAGACCGTGCTGGTGGGCGGCGTCACCTACCTGATACTCAGGGGCTTCGAGACCCTCGTCGAGGCTGGATATCAGCCTGAGGTCGCGTACTTCGAGGTGCTGAACGAGCTGAAGCTGATAGTTGACCTCATACAGTCCGGTGGCATATCACACATGCTGGAGTCCGTCTCCGAGACAGCGCGCTACGGCGGCATGACCCGGGGACCGCGCGTTATAGATGAGCGGGTAAGGGAGAACATGCGTGAGGTCCTTAAGGAAATACAGTCCGGCGAGTTCGCGAAGGAGTGGGCGGGCGACGTCGATAAGAGCTCCGCCGAGATGCGGCGCCTGGTGGATGCCATCAAGTCGCATCAGATAGAGAAGGTGGGCGAACAAGTTCGGCGTCTGATGAAGATCGGGTGA
- a CDS encoding 2-isopropylmalate synthase, protein MRSGLDPLSSDGKVYIFDTTLRDGEQTPGVALTPDEKVEIARQLDKLGVDVIEAGFPASSEGEFEGVRRVSSLGLRSRVAALARSVRGDVDRALAAGVDRIHVFIATSDVHLQYKLKMSREDALASAVDAVSYAKSHGVEVEFSAEDATRTDPEFLRTVFSEVAAAGADVLDIPDTVGVATPERIADLVRLTREAAPGKIISVHCHDDFGLAVANSVSGILAGAQQFHATINGIGERAGNASLEEAALVLKFLYGKNVGIKPELIYETSRLVARLTGIYPPPNKALVGDNAFGHESGIHVHGVLEMPSTYEPISPEVVGRKRFFVAGKHAGSHGIEAMLREYGIDVNEEQLRQIVREVKRLGDMGKTVTDADLLAIARSVLGRLPAGEAAVSLTGLVVVTGMGVSPTASVRIRLRDRDVDTSSVGVGPVDAALRAIQSVVREIADVRLVEYRLEAITGGSDALGEVVVKVEDDLGNMASARSVGTDIVMASVDAMVDGINKILQKRSTGATGNVRVQDSGNRG, encoded by the coding sequence GTGAGGAGCGGGCTGGATCCACTGTCATCAGACGGCAAGGTCTACATATTCGACACAACCCTTAGGGATGGCGAGCAGACGCCCGGCGTCGCCCTCACGCCCGATGAGAAGGTGGAGATAGCCCGGCAACTGGATAAATTGGGGGTCGACGTCATCGAAGCGGGATTCCCCGCATCCAGCGAGGGTGAGTTCGAGGGTGTCCGCAGGGTATCCTCACTCGGCCTGAGGTCCAGGGTGGCGGCGCTCGCCAGATCCGTCAGGGGCGACGTGGACAGGGCGCTCGCCGCGGGCGTCGACAGGATCCACGTATTCATAGCGACGTCTGACGTGCACCTGCAGTACAAGCTGAAGATGAGCAGGGAGGATGCGCTGGCCAGCGCCGTCGACGCGGTCAGCTACGCGAAGTCGCACGGCGTCGAGGTCGAGTTCTCGGCGGAGGACGCCACGAGGACGGATCCAGAGTTCCTTCGCACGGTCTTCTCCGAGGTCGCGGCAGCGGGCGCCGATGTGCTGGATATACCCGACACTGTGGGCGTGGCCACGCCGGAGAGAATCGCGGATCTCGTGAGGCTCACCAGGGAGGCGGCGCCGGGAAAGATAATCAGCGTGCACTGTCATGATGACTTCGGGCTGGCGGTCGCCAACAGCGTCTCAGGCATCCTCGCGGGAGCCCAGCAGTTCCACGCTACCATAAACGGAATAGGCGAGAGGGCCGGCAACGCCTCACTCGAGGAGGCTGCCCTGGTACTGAAGTTCCTGTACGGGAAGAACGTCGGGATAAAGCCCGAGCTCATCTACGAGACCTCGCGCCTAGTGGCCAGGCTCACCGGAATCTATCCGCCGCCCAACAAGGCCCTGGTTGGAGACAACGCATTCGGCCATGAGTCGGGCATACACGTCCACGGAGTGCTGGAGATGCCCTCCACCTATGAGCCCATAAGCCCGGAGGTCGTCGGCCGCAAGAGGTTCTTCGTCGCCGGGAAGCACGCCGGAAGCCATGGCATAGAGGCGATGCTGAGGGAGTATGGGATCGACGTGAATGAGGAGCAGTTGCGCCAGATAGTGCGCGAGGTGAAGCGGCTGGGCGACATGGGCAAGACGGTCACGGACGCCGACCTACTGGCAATCGCCAGGAGCGTCCTGGGGAGGCTTCCCGCCGGGGAGGCGGCGGTCTCCCTCACGGGCCTGGTGGTCGTCACGGGAATGGGCGTCAGTCCAACCGCTTCCGTGCGCATAAGGTTGAGGGACCGCGACGTGGACACTTCCAGCGTCGGCGTCGGGCCCGTAGATGCGGCCCTGCGGGCAATACAGTCGGTGGTCAGGGAGATAGCGGACGTTCGCCTGGTGGAATATAGGCTCGAGGCCATAACAGGTGGGTCCGACGCGCTGGGGGAGGTAGTGGTCAAGGTGGAGGACGACCTTGGCAACATGGCGTCCGCGCGCTCAGTCGGCACGGACATAGTGATGGCCAGCGTGGATGCGATGGTCGATGGAATAAATAAGATCCTCCAGAAGAGGTCGACGGGGGCAACAGGGAATGTGCGCGTACAGGATAGCGGTAATAGAGGGTGA
- the ilvN gene encoding acetolactate synthase small subunit, whose translation MNGAEGSSQIIYSLIVENKPGVLFRVASQFRRRSFNIESVAVGVTERPDTSRMIITMRGDQQMAEDFARVLRRTVDVIDVDRMDPGRAVQRELALIRVKPGGKEIAGGVRGEGELRILAESSDGAIIQAIGPPDYLSSLVDALVRGKVLEEVVRTGVVALEVR comes from the coding sequence ATGAATGGAGCAGAGGGGAGCTCACAGATAATCTACTCCTTAATAGTGGAGAATAAGCCGGGCGTCCTCTTCAGGGTTGCCTCCCAGTTCCGCAGGAGGAGCTTCAACATAGAGAGTGTGGCGGTGGGCGTGACAGAGCGTCCCGACACATCAAGGATGATAATAACTATGCGCGGGGATCAGCAGATGGCGGAGGACTTCGCCAGAGTGCTCAGGCGCACTGTGGACGTGATAGACGTGGATCGCATGGATCCTGGGAGGGCAGTGCAGAGGGAGCTTGCGCTGATCAGGGTGAAGCCAGGGGGCAAGGAGATAGCAGGCGGCGTCAGGGGGGAGGGCGAGCTGAGAATACTAGCTGAGTCCTCCGATGGCGCCATCATACAGGCGATCGGCCCTCCCGACTACTTGTCGTCCTTAGTGGACGCGCTGGTCCGTGGGAAAGTACTTGAGGAAGTAGTCCGCACGGGCGTGGTGGCATTGGAGGTGCGGTGA